From Panthera uncia isolate 11264 chromosome E1, Puncia_PCG_1.0, whole genome shotgun sequence, one genomic window encodes:
- the TRAP1 gene encoding heat shock protein 75 kDa, mitochondrial isoform X2 produces MPLGKGKATLCPWRTPAPSRNPGRNLASSFHAARLFSSQAAEDRTEEPLHSIIRSTETVQGSISKHEFQAETKKLLDIVARSLYSEKEVFIRELISNASDALEKLRHKLVSEGQTLPEMEIHLQTDAEKGTITIQDTGIGMTQEELVSNLGTIARSGSKAFLEALQNQAEASSKIIGQFGVGFYSAFMVADRVEVYSRSADPGSPGYQWLSDGSGVFEIAEASGVRTGTKIIIHLKSDSTEFASEARVRDVVTKYSNFVSFPLYLNGRRINTLQAVWMMDPKDVGEWQHEEFYRYVAQAHDRPRYTLHYRTDAPLNIRSIFYVPEMKPSMFDVSREMGSSIALYSRKVLIQTKATDILPKWLRFVRGVVDSEDVPLNLSRELLQESALIRKLRDLLQQRLIKFFVDQSKKDPEKYAKFFEDYGLFMREGIVTTAEQEVKEDIAKLLRYESSALPAGQLTSLPDYAGRMRAGTRTIYYLCAPSRHLAEHSPYYEAMKQKNMEVLFCYEQFDELTLLHLREFDKKKLISVETDIVVDHYKEEKLEDGSPASDRLSEKETEDLMAWMRNALGSRVTNVKVTLRLDTHPAMITVLEMGAARHFLRMQQLAKTQEERAQVLQPTLEINPRHTLIKKLSQLRESEPDLAQLLVDQIYENAMIAAGLVDDPRSMVGRLNHLLAKALERH; encoded by the exons GAAAAGCCACTCTGTGTCCTTGGCGGACCCCAGCCCCGTCCAGGAACCCCGGGAGAAACCTGGCTTCGAGCTTCCACGCCGCACGGCTCTTCAGCTCGCAGGCTGCTGAGGACCGGACGGAGGAGCCCCTGCACTCCATCATCCGCAGCACGGAGACCGTGCAGG GTTCCATTTCCAAACATGAGTTCCAGGCTGAGACAAAGAAGCTTCTGGACATTGTCGCCCGTTCCTTGTACTCCGAGAAAGAG GTGTTTATACGGGAGCTGATCTCCAACGCGAGTGACGCCTTGGAAAAGCTGCGGCACAAGCTGGTGTCTGAAGGCCAAACGCTGCCAGAAATGGAGATTCACTTACAGACGGACGCTGAGAAAGGCACCATCACAATCCAG GACACTGGCATCGGGATGACACAGGAGGAGCTGGTGTCCAACCTGGGAACGATTGCCAGGTCGGGGTCAAAG GCCTTTCTGGAGGCGCTGCAGAACCAGGCGGAGGCCAGCAGCAAGATCATCGGCCAGTTTGGAGTGGGTTTCTACTCGGCTTTCATGGTGGCTGACAGAGTGGAGGTGTATTCCCGCTCCGCGGACCCGGGCAGCCCTGGTTACCAGTGGCTCTCAGATGG CTCCGGGGTGTTTGAAATCGCTGAAGCCTCGGGAGTGAGAACTGGGACCAAAATCATCATCCACCTCAAGTCAGACAGCACGGAGTTCGCCAGCGAGGCCCGGGTTCGAG ATGTAGTGACAAAATACAGTAACTTTGTCAGCTTCCCCTTGTACCTGAACGGCAGGCGCATTAATACCTTGCAG GCGGTCTGGATGATGGACCCCAAGGACGTGGGCGAGTGGCAGCACGAGGAGTTCTACCGCTATGTCGCTCAGGCCCACGACAGGCCCCGCTACACCCTGCACTACAGGACGGACGCGCCTCTCAACATCCGCAGCATCTTCTATGTGCCGGAAATG AAACCATCCATGTTTGACGTGAGCCGGGAGATGGGCTCCAGCATTGCGCTGTACAGCCGCAAGGTCCTCATCCAGACCAAGGCCACCGACATCCTGCCCAAGTGGCTGCGCTTCGTTCGAG GCGTGGTGGACAGTGAGGACGTCCCCCTGAACCTCAGTCGGGAGCTCCTCCAAGAGAGCGCGCTCATCAG GAAACTCCGGGACCTTCTACAGCAGAGGCTGATAAAATTCTTTGTTGACCAGAGTAAAAAAGACCCTGAAAAATATGCCAAGTTTTTTGAAGATTATGGCTTATTCATGAGGGAGGGCATCGTGACCACTGCTGAACAAGAGGTCAAG GAGGACATCGCAAAGCTGCTACGGTACGAGTCCTCGGCACTGCCTGCTGGACAGCTGACCAGTCTCCCGGACTATGCCGGCCGCATGCGGGCTGGCACCCGCACCATCTACTACCTGTGCGCCCCCAGCCGGCACCTGGCCGAGCATTCGCCCTACTACGAGGCCATGAAGCAGAAAAACATGGAG GTTCTCTTCTGCTACGAGCAGTTCGATGAACTAACTTTGCTACACCTTCGTGAGTTTGACAAGAAGAAGCTGATCTCTGTGGAGACGGACATCGTTGTTGATCACTATAAGGAGGAGAAGTTGGAGGACGGGTCCCCGG CCAGTGACCGCCTGTCCGAGAAGGAGACGGAGGACCTGATGGCCTGGATGAGAAATGCACTGGGGTCACGTGTCACCAATGTGAAG GTGACTCTCCGACTGGACACCCACCCTGCCATGATCACCGTGCTGGAGATGGGGGCCGCCCGGCACTTCCTGCGCATGCAGCAGCTGGCCAAGACCCAGGAGGAGCGCGCTCAGGTCCTGCAGCCCACGTTGGAGATCAACCCCAG ACACACACTGATCAAGAAACTGAGTCagctgagagagagtgagcctgaCCTGGCCCAGCTGCTGGTTGACCAG ATCTACGAGAACGCCATGATCGCTGCAGGCCTTGTGGATGACCCCCGATCCATGGTGGGCCGCCTGAACCACTTACTTGCCAAGGCCCTGGAACGCCACTGA
- the TRAP1 gene encoding heat shock protein 75 kDa, mitochondrial isoform X3 has protein sequence MPLGKATLCPWRTPAPSRNPGRNLASSFHAARLFSSQAAEDRTEEPLHSIIRSTETVQGSISKHEFQAETKKLLDIVARSLYSEKEVFIRELISNASDALEKLRHKLVSEGQTLPEMEIHLQTDAEKGTITIQDTGIGMTQEELVSNLGTIARSGSKAFLEALQNQAEASSKIIGQFGVGFYSAFMVADRVEVYSRSADPGSPGYQWLSDGSGVFEIAEASGVRTGTKIIIHLKSDSTEFASEARVRDVVTKYSNFVSFPLYLNGRRINTLQAVWMMDPKDVGEWQHEEFYRYVAQAHDRPRYTLHYRTDAPLNIRSIFYVPEMKPSMFDVSREMGSSIALYSRKVLIQTKATDILPKWLRFVRGVVDSEDVPLNLSRELLQESALIRKLRDLLQQRLIKFFVDQSKKDPEKYAKFFEDYGLFMREGIVTTAEQEVKEDIAKLLRYESSALPAGQLTSLPDYAGRMRAGTRTIYYLCAPSRHLAEHSPYYEAMKQKNMEVLFCYEQFDELTLLHLREFDKKKLISVETDIVVDHYKEEKLEDGSPASDRLSEKETEDLMAWMRNALGSRVTNVKVTLRLDTHPAMITVLEMGAARHFLRMQQLAKTQEERAQVLQPTLEINPRHTLIKKLSQLRESEPDLAQLLVDQIYENAMIAAGLVDDPRSMVGRLNHLLAKALERH, from the exons GAAAAGCCACTCTGTGTCCTTGGCGGACCCCAGCCCCGTCCAGGAACCCCGGGAGAAACCTGGCTTCGAGCTTCCACGCCGCACGGCTCTTCAGCTCGCAGGCTGCTGAGGACCGGACGGAGGAGCCCCTGCACTCCATCATCCGCAGCACGGAGACCGTGCAGG GTTCCATTTCCAAACATGAGTTCCAGGCTGAGACAAAGAAGCTTCTGGACATTGTCGCCCGTTCCTTGTACTCCGAGAAAGAG GTGTTTATACGGGAGCTGATCTCCAACGCGAGTGACGCCTTGGAAAAGCTGCGGCACAAGCTGGTGTCTGAAGGCCAAACGCTGCCAGAAATGGAGATTCACTTACAGACGGACGCTGAGAAAGGCACCATCACAATCCAG GACACTGGCATCGGGATGACACAGGAGGAGCTGGTGTCCAACCTGGGAACGATTGCCAGGTCGGGGTCAAAG GCCTTTCTGGAGGCGCTGCAGAACCAGGCGGAGGCCAGCAGCAAGATCATCGGCCAGTTTGGAGTGGGTTTCTACTCGGCTTTCATGGTGGCTGACAGAGTGGAGGTGTATTCCCGCTCCGCGGACCCGGGCAGCCCTGGTTACCAGTGGCTCTCAGATGG CTCCGGGGTGTTTGAAATCGCTGAAGCCTCGGGAGTGAGAACTGGGACCAAAATCATCATCCACCTCAAGTCAGACAGCACGGAGTTCGCCAGCGAGGCCCGGGTTCGAG ATGTAGTGACAAAATACAGTAACTTTGTCAGCTTCCCCTTGTACCTGAACGGCAGGCGCATTAATACCTTGCAG GCGGTCTGGATGATGGACCCCAAGGACGTGGGCGAGTGGCAGCACGAGGAGTTCTACCGCTATGTCGCTCAGGCCCACGACAGGCCCCGCTACACCCTGCACTACAGGACGGACGCGCCTCTCAACATCCGCAGCATCTTCTATGTGCCGGAAATG AAACCATCCATGTTTGACGTGAGCCGGGAGATGGGCTCCAGCATTGCGCTGTACAGCCGCAAGGTCCTCATCCAGACCAAGGCCACCGACATCCTGCCCAAGTGGCTGCGCTTCGTTCGAG GCGTGGTGGACAGTGAGGACGTCCCCCTGAACCTCAGTCGGGAGCTCCTCCAAGAGAGCGCGCTCATCAG GAAACTCCGGGACCTTCTACAGCAGAGGCTGATAAAATTCTTTGTTGACCAGAGTAAAAAAGACCCTGAAAAATATGCCAAGTTTTTTGAAGATTATGGCTTATTCATGAGGGAGGGCATCGTGACCACTGCTGAACAAGAGGTCAAG GAGGACATCGCAAAGCTGCTACGGTACGAGTCCTCGGCACTGCCTGCTGGACAGCTGACCAGTCTCCCGGACTATGCCGGCCGCATGCGGGCTGGCACCCGCACCATCTACTACCTGTGCGCCCCCAGCCGGCACCTGGCCGAGCATTCGCCCTACTACGAGGCCATGAAGCAGAAAAACATGGAG GTTCTCTTCTGCTACGAGCAGTTCGATGAACTAACTTTGCTACACCTTCGTGAGTTTGACAAGAAGAAGCTGATCTCTGTGGAGACGGACATCGTTGTTGATCACTATAAGGAGGAGAAGTTGGAGGACGGGTCCCCGG CCAGTGACCGCCTGTCCGAGAAGGAGACGGAGGACCTGATGGCCTGGATGAGAAATGCACTGGGGTCACGTGTCACCAATGTGAAG GTGACTCTCCGACTGGACACCCACCCTGCCATGATCACCGTGCTGGAGATGGGGGCCGCCCGGCACTTCCTGCGCATGCAGCAGCTGGCCAAGACCCAGGAGGAGCGCGCTCAGGTCCTGCAGCCCACGTTGGAGATCAACCCCAG ACACACACTGATCAAGAAACTGAGTCagctgagagagagtgagcctgaCCTGGCCCAGCTGCTGGTTGACCAG ATCTACGAGAACGCCATGATCGCTGCAGGCCTTGTGGATGACCCCCGATCCATGGTGGGCCGCCTGAACCACTTACTTGCCAAGGCCCTGGAACGCCACTGA
- the DNASE1 gene encoding deoxyribonuclease-1, producing the protein MLTFRMRGARLLGALLALAGLLHVALSLRIAAFNIRTFGETKMSNATLSNYIVKILSRYDIAVIQEVRDSHLTAVGRLLDILNQDDPNAFHYVVSEPLGRNSYKERYLYVFRPDQVSVLDSYQYDDGCEPCGNDTFSREPAIVRFFSPLTEVREFAIVPLHAAPLDAVAEMDSLYDVYLDVRRKWDLEDVMLMGDFNAGCSYVVPSQWSSIRLRTSPAFQWLIPDTADTTATSTRCAYDRIVVAGTLLQHAIVPDSATPFNFQAAFGLSNQLAQAISDHYPVEVTLKRA; encoded by the exons ATGTTGACCTTCAG GATGAGGGGTGCCAGGCTGTTGGGGGCGCTGCTCGCCCTGGCTGGCCTACTGCATGTGGCCCTGTCCCTGAGAATAGCAGCCTTCAACATCCGCACTTTTGGGGAGACCAAGATGTCCAATGCCACTCTCTCCAACTACATTGTGAAG ATCCTGAGTCGCTACGATATTGCTGTCATCCAGGAGGTCAGAGACAGCCACCTGACAGCCGTGGGAAGGCTGCTGGACATACTCAATCA GGATGACCCAAACGCCTTCCATTACGTGGTCAGCGAGCCGCTGGGACGCAACAGCTACAAGGAACGCTACCTCTACGTGTTCAG ACCCGACCAGGTGTCCGTGCTGGACAGCTACCAGTATGACGACGGCTGCGAGCCCTGCGGGAACGACACCTTCAGCCGCGAGCCCGCCATTGTCAGGTTCTTCTCCCCACTCACTG AGGTCAGAGAGTTTGCCATCGTTCCCCTGCACGCGGCCCCCCTGGACGCGGTGGCCGAGATGGACTCTCTCTACGACGTCTACCTGGACGTGCGGCGGAAGTGGGACCTGGAG GACGTCATGCTCATGGGCGACTTCAACGCCGGCTGCAGCTACGTGGTCCCCTCCCAGTGGTCATCCATCCGCCTGCGCACGAGCCCTGCCTTCCAGTGGCTGATCCCGGACACCGCAGACACCACGGCCACCTCTACGCGCTGCGCTTACGACAG GATCGTGGTGGCAGGCACCCTGCTCCAGCACGCCATCGTCCCGGACTCGGCCACCCCCTTTAACTTCCAAGCTGCATTTGGCCTGAGCAACCAGCTG GCCCAGGCCATCAGTGACCATTACCCAGTGGAGGTGACACtaaagagagcctga
- the TRAP1 gene encoding heat shock protein 75 kDa, mitochondrial isoform X1, producing the protein MARELRVLLLWGRSLRAPALAAVPRGKATLCPWRTPAPSRNPGRNLASSFHAARLFSSQAAEDRTEEPLHSIIRSTETVQGSISKHEFQAETKKLLDIVARSLYSEKEVFIRELISNASDALEKLRHKLVSEGQTLPEMEIHLQTDAEKGTITIQDTGIGMTQEELVSNLGTIARSGSKAFLEALQNQAEASSKIIGQFGVGFYSAFMVADRVEVYSRSADPGSPGYQWLSDGSGVFEIAEASGVRTGTKIIIHLKSDSTEFASEARVRDVVTKYSNFVSFPLYLNGRRINTLQAVWMMDPKDVGEWQHEEFYRYVAQAHDRPRYTLHYRTDAPLNIRSIFYVPEMKPSMFDVSREMGSSIALYSRKVLIQTKATDILPKWLRFVRGVVDSEDVPLNLSRELLQESALIRKLRDLLQQRLIKFFVDQSKKDPEKYAKFFEDYGLFMREGIVTTAEQEVKEDIAKLLRYESSALPAGQLTSLPDYAGRMRAGTRTIYYLCAPSRHLAEHSPYYEAMKQKNMEVLFCYEQFDELTLLHLREFDKKKLISVETDIVVDHYKEEKLEDGSPASDRLSEKETEDLMAWMRNALGSRVTNVKVTLRLDTHPAMITVLEMGAARHFLRMQQLAKTQEERAQVLQPTLEINPRHTLIKKLSQLRESEPDLAQLLVDQIYENAMIAAGLVDDPRSMVGRLNHLLAKALERH; encoded by the exons GAAAAGCCACTCTGTGTCCTTGGCGGACCCCAGCCCCGTCCAGGAACCCCGGGAGAAACCTGGCTTCGAGCTTCCACGCCGCACGGCTCTTCAGCTCGCAGGCTGCTGAGGACCGGACGGAGGAGCCCCTGCACTCCATCATCCGCAGCACGGAGACCGTGCAGG GTTCCATTTCCAAACATGAGTTCCAGGCTGAGACAAAGAAGCTTCTGGACATTGTCGCCCGTTCCTTGTACTCCGAGAAAGAG GTGTTTATACGGGAGCTGATCTCCAACGCGAGTGACGCCTTGGAAAAGCTGCGGCACAAGCTGGTGTCTGAAGGCCAAACGCTGCCAGAAATGGAGATTCACTTACAGACGGACGCTGAGAAAGGCACCATCACAATCCAG GACACTGGCATCGGGATGACACAGGAGGAGCTGGTGTCCAACCTGGGAACGATTGCCAGGTCGGGGTCAAAG GCCTTTCTGGAGGCGCTGCAGAACCAGGCGGAGGCCAGCAGCAAGATCATCGGCCAGTTTGGAGTGGGTTTCTACTCGGCTTTCATGGTGGCTGACAGAGTGGAGGTGTATTCCCGCTCCGCGGACCCGGGCAGCCCTGGTTACCAGTGGCTCTCAGATGG CTCCGGGGTGTTTGAAATCGCTGAAGCCTCGGGAGTGAGAACTGGGACCAAAATCATCATCCACCTCAAGTCAGACAGCACGGAGTTCGCCAGCGAGGCCCGGGTTCGAG ATGTAGTGACAAAATACAGTAACTTTGTCAGCTTCCCCTTGTACCTGAACGGCAGGCGCATTAATACCTTGCAG GCGGTCTGGATGATGGACCCCAAGGACGTGGGCGAGTGGCAGCACGAGGAGTTCTACCGCTATGTCGCTCAGGCCCACGACAGGCCCCGCTACACCCTGCACTACAGGACGGACGCGCCTCTCAACATCCGCAGCATCTTCTATGTGCCGGAAATG AAACCATCCATGTTTGACGTGAGCCGGGAGATGGGCTCCAGCATTGCGCTGTACAGCCGCAAGGTCCTCATCCAGACCAAGGCCACCGACATCCTGCCCAAGTGGCTGCGCTTCGTTCGAG GCGTGGTGGACAGTGAGGACGTCCCCCTGAACCTCAGTCGGGAGCTCCTCCAAGAGAGCGCGCTCATCAG GAAACTCCGGGACCTTCTACAGCAGAGGCTGATAAAATTCTTTGTTGACCAGAGTAAAAAAGACCCTGAAAAATATGCCAAGTTTTTTGAAGATTATGGCTTATTCATGAGGGAGGGCATCGTGACCACTGCTGAACAAGAGGTCAAG GAGGACATCGCAAAGCTGCTACGGTACGAGTCCTCGGCACTGCCTGCTGGACAGCTGACCAGTCTCCCGGACTATGCCGGCCGCATGCGGGCTGGCACCCGCACCATCTACTACCTGTGCGCCCCCAGCCGGCACCTGGCCGAGCATTCGCCCTACTACGAGGCCATGAAGCAGAAAAACATGGAG GTTCTCTTCTGCTACGAGCAGTTCGATGAACTAACTTTGCTACACCTTCGTGAGTTTGACAAGAAGAAGCTGATCTCTGTGGAGACGGACATCGTTGTTGATCACTATAAGGAGGAGAAGTTGGAGGACGGGTCCCCGG CCAGTGACCGCCTGTCCGAGAAGGAGACGGAGGACCTGATGGCCTGGATGAGAAATGCACTGGGGTCACGTGTCACCAATGTGAAG GTGACTCTCCGACTGGACACCCACCCTGCCATGATCACCGTGCTGGAGATGGGGGCCGCCCGGCACTTCCTGCGCATGCAGCAGCTGGCCAAGACCCAGGAGGAGCGCGCTCAGGTCCTGCAGCCCACGTTGGAGATCAACCCCAG ACACACACTGATCAAGAAACTGAGTCagctgagagagagtgagcctgaCCTGGCCCAGCTGCTGGTTGACCAG ATCTACGAGAACGCCATGATCGCTGCAGGCCTTGTGGATGACCCCCGATCCATGGTGGGCCGCCTGAACCACTTACTTGCCAAGGCCCTGGAACGCCACTGA